The following coding sequences are from one Strigops habroptila isolate Jane chromosome 18, bStrHab1.2.pri, whole genome shotgun sequence window:
- the RNPEP gene encoding aminopeptidase B, which translates to MAALGGDTASASSAGAWSLRHVHLSLRVAFPAAGAGAGRLRGSARLELLRARGGAGGQLRLDTHRSVSVRRAALLPPGTPPDRDTPPTGDLCDGDPRDGDPAPDALQPLPVQIQPFASFGQALVITLPSPARDGQRLTLQIDYEAGDGPGVCWLAPEQTAGKRKPFMYTQGQAVLNRSFFPCFDTPSIKCTYSATVKVPEGFVAVMSATSWEKKEDNTFVFKMSQPIPSYLIALAVGDIVAADVGPRSRVWAEPCLIEAAKEEYDGVIEEFLAVGEKLFGPYVWGRYDILFMPPSFPFGGMENPCLTFVTPCLLAGDRSLADVIIHEISHSWFGNLVTNASWGEFWLNEGFTMYAQRRICTEVYGLAYTCLEAATGRALLRQHMDTTGEDHPLNKLRLVIEPGINPEDTYNETPYEKGFCFVSYLAHLVGDESKFDAFLQAYVNRFKFQSITADDALSFFLEYFPELKEKGVDSIPGLEFSRWLDTPGWPPFLPDLSPGDALMKPAEELAELWAADGLNMEVIEAVDITAWRTYQLVYFLDQVLQKSPLPQGNVERLSKMYPKVSRCQNAELRLRWCQIILKNNLEAEYSKVKDFLHSQGKQKYTLPLYRAMWAGPEPARALAMETFSATAHQLHVHVQNYVKKILGMEVAEA; encoded by the exons ATGGCGGCGCTCGGCGGTGACACGGCCTCGGCCAGCAGCGCGGGCGCGTGGTCGCTGCGGCACGTGCACCTGTCCCTGCGCGTGGCCTTcccggcggcgggcgcgggcgcggggcggctGCGCGGGAGCGCGCGGCTCGAGCTGCTGCGCGCgcgcggcggcgcgggggggcAGCTGCGGCTCGACACGCACCGCAGCGTCAGCGTGAGGCGCGCGGCGCTGCTCCCCCCGGGCACCCCCCCCGACcgggacaccccccccaccGGGGACCTCTGTGATGGGGACCCCCGCGATGGGGACCCCGCGCCGGACGCGCTGCAGCCGCTGCCGGTGCAGATCCAGCCCTTTGCCAGCTTTGGCCAAGCGCTGGTCAtcaccctgcccagccctgcccgcgACGGGCAGCGCCTCACGCTGCAGATCGACTACGAAGCGGGCGACGGGCCCGGG GTGTGCTGGCTGGCGCCCGAGCAGACGGCAGGGAAGCGGAAGCCCTTCATGTACACCCAAGGCCAGGCTGTCCTCAACAGGTCCTTCTTCCCCTGCTTTGACACCCCGTCCATCAAATGCACCTACTCAGCCACGGTGAAG GTCCCTGAGGGTTTCGTGGCTGTGATGAGTGCCAcaagctgggagaagaaggaagacaaCACCTTCGTCTTCAAGATGTCCCAGCCAATCCCCTCCTACCTGATCGCTCTGGCCGTCGGGGACATTGTGGCTGCTGACGTCGGCCCAAG GAGCCGTGTCTGGGCCGAGCCCTGCCTGATCGAGGCTGCGAAGGAGGAGTACGATGGGGTGATTGAGGAGTTCCTGGCAGTTGGAGAGAAGCTCTTTGGACCTTATGTTTGGGGCAG GTATGACATCCTGTTCATGCCGCCCTCCTTCCCGTTTGGCGGGATGGAGAACCCCTGCCTCACCTTCGTGACGCCGTGCCTGCTGGCCGGGGACCGCTCCTTGGCCGATGTCATCATCCACGAGATCTCCCACAGCTGGTTTGGCAACCTGGTCACCAACGCCTCCTGGGGCGAGTTTTGGCTCAACGAGGGCTTCACCATGTACGCCCAGAGGCGCATTTGCACCGAGGTCTATG GTTTGGCGTACACGTGCCTGGAGGCTGCAACGGGAAGAGCCCTCCTGCGCCAGCACATGGACACCACCGGCGAGGACCATCCGCTCAACAAGCTGCGGTTGGTCATTGAGCCAG GGATCAATCCCGAGGACACATACAACGAAACGCCCTACGAGAAGGGCTTCTGCTTCGTGAGCTACCTGGCACATCTTGTGGGGGACGAGAGCAAGTTTGATGCCTTCCTCCAG GCCTACGTGAACCGGTTCAAGTTCCAGAGCATCACAGCGGACGATGCCCTCAGTTTCTTCCTTGAGTACTTCCCAGAGCTGAAGGAGAAAGGTGTGGACTCCATCCCAG gcTTGGAGTTCAGCCGCTGGCTGGACACGCCGGGCTGGCCGCCCTTCCTGCCCGACCTCTCGCCGGGGGACGCGCTGATGAAGCCGGCagaggagctggcagagctctGGGCAGCCGATGGCTTGAACATGGAGGTGATTGAAGCCGTGGACATCACGGCTTGGAGGACGTACCAGCTGGTCTACTTCCTGGACCAGGTCCTGCAGAAATCCCCCCTGCCACAAG GCAACGTGGAAAGGCTGAGCAAGATGTACCCAAAGGTGTCCAGGTGCCAGAACGCCGAGCTGCGACTCCGCTGGTGCCAAATAATCCTCAAGAACAACCTTGAGGCCGAGTACAGCAAGGTCAAGGACTTCCTCCACAGCCAG GGGAAGCAGAAGTACACCCTGCCCCTCTACCGCGCCATGTGGGCCGGGCCAGAGCCAGCCCGGGCCCTGGCCATGGAGACCTTCTCTGCGACAGCTCACCAGCTCCATGTCCACGTCCAGAACTACGTCAAGAAGATCCTGGGCATGGAGGTGGCCGAGGCCTAG